ATCACCCTTTCTAGGGAGATGAAGTTTTGGCAGGCTGTACAAGGAAAAGATTGGGTCACTGAGACAGTTCTGGAGGAAACCAGAgtgcaggggagcagagggaaatgAGGGAGACTAATTAAACAAAAGGACAGTAACTTTTCCAGGGAGGCCGAGAGGAAGAAATCAAAAGTGAAACTAATAGTGCCAAAAGGGGTGGAACTTCAAGCTGCTGACTGAGGAGAAGCCATTATCTGTCCGTCATAGTGCATATCACGGCACGGGGGCTCTTTCAGACTGCAACTGAAGTCCTGGTTCAGGTAAGACACAGAAGAAATTACGGAGGGAAAGAGATGCTGAGACTTGGAATGGCATGGAGAAAAACATTTTGGAcctgaagatgaaaaagtaCTTGTGGTGTTCCTCTGTGCTGTTCCCAGCCTTTGGATGGTGGAGCAATTCCTGCCTGCGAAACAAGGTTTTCTGATCTGTTTCTAGGGTGTGCCTTTTGGAAGGAATTTATACACCTCATTCTATCAACGGATGCGGTATAGTTTTGAGTTTGTAAAGATAGGTTGAAATCCATGAATGACTGTTTTCATTGCAAAATTTTAACAAATTTCAGCACTCCTAACTCACTTCATAATTCTGCTGTGAGGGTCTACTGAGTCTTGGTAGCCATACTTTGTGCTGTTTCATTTCCTGCTTCATGGAAGATTTCAGCGACTTGCATGCTGGAAGTCTTTTCATTGAAGGCTAAATTCTTTACTTTAAAGAGAGTGAAGATGTAAGAAGTTAATTATGTTTAAATTCTCCTCTAAATGGGGAAGTATATTGCATAAATAATTTCAGAAGACTGTTCAGTTGTCGATTTCCCTGCATTTACTGAGTGCTGTTACTGAATTTGGTGCTAATAGTTgggtttattttaaatttaaaaaatatcttcctGTTAAAAATAAACTGGAGTGAGTTGGAGAGGGACTTCAGAGAAAGGGGGTAAGTCATGACAGATCTTGTGATATAGCAGAGAAGTGAGATTGAGATATTTTAAATGATAATATGTAGATTCAGCCGTCTCTGGTTATTAATTAGGATTTGTGTATGAAAGCAGAAGTGCTGAGCTGTGCTTATGCTAGAAAGCACTAGGTATGCTGCTTAGTTGTGGCCGTAAAACAAGAGCAGAACCTGATTACTTCATGGCTTGTTTACTATTTTTTTCTCACAAATTCTGAAATAATCAGTTTTCTGAAAATGGAAGTAGCTGAAGTAGGGATCGCCTGCTTTATTagcattttattccttttttagCATTTTATCTATGTTATTGTAACATATTTCTTGGAAGTCATGTGATAATACTGTATTGTAAAAAAGGCAGACTTTTCCTGGAACTTTAGAGATTGGCTGTCTCACTTTGTTCAGAGTTGTTCTCCCATGTAAGTGATTTAAAATTACTACTacaattaatattatttttactgGTATCAATTGTGCCTTTAAGTTAGCAAACTGGAGAAAAAGACAGTGGCACTTAAATAATGTTTTAATTGTGCTCCCTGTAATTACAGACAGACTTTAATGTAACATATAGGTGGCACATCTGTTCTAACTGCAATAACTTGATGGGTTTGAAACTTACAGCTTttgagaaataaaatgaaaattctcTTTACAAGAAAGATTTGCTCCTATAAGCAATATCTCTTGTATCATAAATGAAAGGCATGATTTATGTGAGAAAGAAGATAACTTCATAACTACCTCCCaagaaaatattattctttCCTTTGTAGTTATAGAAATATAAAGTCAAGTAATCATTGAGGTTAAGCACATTAAGATACTACTGGCTTATATGGGCTGAAGGACATGGATTCTTGCCTGTTTAAAAGTTTGGTTTGAGTGGATTtaaagaaaacagtattttggGGCAGAACACAAATTGGACGTGCTGTGTCGCAACGTGTTTCACTGTTTATCAGTTTACTTGAAATGCAAAGGTTTAAGATTCAGTTATACATTTACTAGATTCACTTGTACATTCACTCTTGCTAACCCACACAACACTGACCAAGGGCTTGCTACAAAAAGCTCCTTTGCTGTTGAGTGGTCCTTGGAGGAGAGCAGAATACAATTGTTTGCTAATTATTATTTCCAGTTAGTCAGCTGGACTGCCTTGGGGTAGTTACTGAAAGATCTGCAGTAGCAGTAAGTAAAAAGGATTGCAGTATTCCAGTAGTGCAGGAGTAGgaaattttcttttgtcattGTTGCCTTTTCTGACTCCCATTGCCAGTGTCTGTAAGACAAGAGACCTGTTCTGAATGCATTTATATAGTTTCTCTTCAGAGATTCCCAGGCATCTGACACCTTGGGCAGAGAAAGTAAAGTGGCAAATGGGTATCCTACTAGAAGGAAGAGGAGACAGGTTGTTAAGTGCCAGCTGTAGGCTGATTTGTCTCAAGCATGCTGAGCATTGCTGCAGGAGAGGTGTGATCAGGGGAGAGGGTCCTGAGGCAGTGGGGCAGCACTGGGCTGagccagctccctgctccaccCTGAGATTtgtgctccatccccagcccagctcccttctGGGGAAAAGGTGTCAGTGCACACGTGAACAAAACACATGAGTCTAATTTAGATAATGGCCATGCACCAGGGTAACTCCAGCAGGACACGGACTGGGCAGATtgggcacacagccctgccctcctttATGCCCTCTCTGTACTCTCTCCATCTCCAGACTATCCATTTGGCAGCATCAACACAGAATCTAAGGACTGGGGATATTCTttgctttcttctctttcttggCTTTCACAGCTATAATCTTTTACCCCATATCCTATTTTGAAGTTTGTTGTGGGGGGGAGGAGCTTGTGGAGATTTTTGTGGCTCAGGAGCCAGCACCTTTTGAGGAGTTTGTTGTGGGATTTGTGAAGTGTACTGTGCAAAATTAAGGGCTTGTTAGCCTCCCCTCTTGTGGGAGTGTATTGTATAAATTTAAGGGCAGGTTAGCCAATACCTTTTGAATTTAAATATCAGGCTGGGCTGGTTGCTGCAGTTAAGAAGATGGTACAGTCAAAAAATGAGACTTCCTGACACATGTCCAGTGTCTTTGTTCAGTTTGAAAAGAGTTTGTAGCAGACACCAACATACccatggtgtcagcagagctaGGTCCCTTCAGTGTCAGAGGGGATAGCTGGAAGGCTTGGAATTTTCTAACTTCCTCTTGTGCTCAAAAGTTGAATCCATAAGCCAAGCTAATTATTTCTAAAGCTGATGGAGAAAGtggaggagaagggaggtgaTATTCTATGCTCAGTGAAACAGCTAGTTTGATAAGAATTCTTCATGGGCCTTTGTAAAAGGGATGACATGATCTGTATTTGCTTTTAATATTACAAATTCATTGAGAGCTGGGAACTGAGTTTACTTGATGCAGATAAACCAAACCAGGAAGAGGTGCTTTGGGTAAGCTGGCCAGAAGCAGTatgaaaagaaaggagaagccaGATAGCTTAGAGTAACTATACTTATGTGGACTCTCAGTTCTGTTATGGTATAGAATTTGGCAGTCTCATTTATTACATAGTCTATATTTCAGACTGGCAAGTGGCTGTTTCTCCCAAATGATAGCAAActtcaaaaaccccaaacccgaagaaaaccagcagcagcctgccAGGCTTTTACATCCTATACATTGGTACTCCCCACTGTCTAGACACCATAGGAAGCAAGAATAATCTATGACTTTCTCTGCTAATGTCACTTAGTACAGAGGCTTCAATATCCTTTGTAAAGTCCAGAGAACTGAAGGAGTTAAGCATCAAAGCTATGATAGCAAGACAGCCCCTCTCTATGGAAATACTTCTGACTGCATGTATTCATTTTGGGCTATTGTACGTGATGTGATACCTGTTACATAAATCATGTTGTTGCACTTACTTACTGACAAATTAAATCAACTGCTGTTTGTGTTTAGATCCAAATCCTGATGTGAAATGAGTACGGAGTTCCGCAAACTGCTTTTTGAAGTTTCTGAGGCTTTGGTGACAGACGAACTGTCAGCTCTTAAATTCCTCAGCCTGGACTATGTCGCCAAGGGGACGCTGGAAACTATCCATGAGCCCAAGGCCTTCTTCGAAGTTCTGCAGGAGAGAGACATGATTGAGGCAGGGAACCTGTTCTTCCTGAAGGAGCTGCTCTACCGGATCCGTCGGATCGACCTCCTGTCTGCCCACCTGGGCTCCAGCCGGGAGGAGATGGAGAGGGAGCTGCGGCTCCCGGGCAGGGCACACGTGTCAGATTACAGGTAGGCACGGCAGCATGCACATTACAACAGTTCAGTGTCAACTGTCTCTTCTCTCTGCACTTTTGTCTTGTGAATATCCCAGCATAACTGTGTTTATTACACACGAATTCCTGCCATTGTgagttttacattttgcagttCAAATGTTTAATTGTGGTGTTTACTTCTTTCTTGAAGGTCTCTCTATTGTTTATTGCCAGGCAACTGCTGTATGAAATTGCAGAGGATTTGACTTCAGAAAATGTCCAAAAAGTGAAGTTCCTGCTCCGAGGACCACTACTAAAGAGCAAGCTCCAGGAAAATGCTGTATGAAAAGTagtcttgagaagttttttgcaAGGCTAGTTCAGAGTCCTCTAGTTCTTGTAAgaagggaggaaagggaaagaaagagaaagtcTGCTCTCATGAAAATCTGGTTTGAAAAAATTGTGATGTTAGCTAATAACTGCTGTGTGAAAGAATGGTTCCTTATTTTTTGCATTGtatctttgcctttttttctctcctgattCTATTTTTTCTCCACCAGCTGTCTCTTTAATCATATCTTCTTGCAAAATCCATCATGCTCTTCTTTTAATCTTTGCTTGGCATTTATAAGACAAATGTCTTTATAAGAAATATGCTAAACCTAAAAAGAGTGATGTTCACTAAAGGAAAAACAATGTTTTGGAGACAGAAAATCAAGTTCTAATGTGAGTTGAGTCACAAATTTTTATGTGTCAATGGGtatattttcttatttattatAATTTGGAGTAACAACATACTGTTAAGTTTCCCCAAAAGTAGTAAGAGGTTGAGTGAGCTAGTTTAATATTTGTAATGAGCTGTGTTATAAAAATGCTTGGTGTTATTAAGAACCTTCCTTGAAAGTCCTATTTGTATTGTGGCACTTAGAGGAAAATTAGCAGATTTACCTCCAACTTGGTGGACAATGGAGCTTTAATAAACAAAATTAGTACCTAACAACTTTCCTGTGATGGAAAATGGCATAGCTAAAGAATTTAGCAGCACTTCATCAGAACACAAAGGCACAACAGGATGTTATGTTATCCTCATCAGTGCTTTGTACTGCTGAAAAAAAGCAGGATAGCCTAGTTATAGGCAATTTCTAATTGTCCTGCTTTAACCTTAGTGATGATGGGTTTATTCAGTTGCATTGCATCTTGATCCTTGCTTTAATGAGTTTTGAAGGAAAAAGTAATAAGTCTTTAGCTGGTCCCTGGGAATGAGGATGTTGTCTTCTGCCCTGCTGCAGAAGTCTCTGGGAATGAGGATGTTGTCTTCTGCCctgttgcagagctgcctgataCTGTGGTTATCAAAGGTCACTGGATGAGTTTGGTTCATGTGTTTTTGTTTTACCAGTCAATGTTGCAGGTCTttatggaaatggaaataaatgggaTAATTGAGGAAGATAACCTGACAGAGCTGAAAGGTATATTTCAGGGATTCAGAGCtgacttaaagaaaaaaattgatgcctatgaagaaaaaaaaagaggtaaatTTATTTAAGCTGTTTAAGAACAGATCTGGGGCCTTTTGCGGGTTTTATACCTTCATCCTTGGCAGCTTAGAAGTCCAGTAAAAAGGAAGAGACCTTATGGTACCCTAGGTCAGGCAGAATGGCTCTGGAGGACTCTGATTTCTGAAGTTTTCTGCTACTTCATTATCCCATCATGGATTTTTGTATCTATCCTTGAAGTATGTTCTGTCCCTTGTAAACGGCCTTCTTCTGCCTTCTCTTTGCCTTAAATGCAATTTATCTGTTCAGGAAAAAGTGCTGGTTTTGGACCAGCATAACTTCCGAGTCACTGCAAGAGACAGGAAGTGCCAGATGACTTAGGGAAACTTGTGTTGGGAGATTGTCAGCACTATCTCCTGCTAGCCAGGCCCTTTGCTCTCAGTCAAAGTGAAGTCCCCGAAAACCAGTCACTTGGCTAAAGTGTAACTTTCTGTAACCAGATGGGAAATTTCAAGGACTAGATGTATATCCTGGCTGTTGCAGCTGAGGTGGTGCTTTCTGGTACCACAGCTGGGTGTTCCTTTGGGAAACAGGATGTCTCACTCAATAGCAACTTCCTTCTGAAGGACTCAGGTCGTGAGTTTCCTCAGAAACATTTAAACAATCCATGCAGTACCCTACAGAGCTACCCAGCAGTGCTCCCTGCATGtctttgtgctgctctgctctgctggggtcTCTAAAAGAGCAGAAGATAATTGCTAAGGTAGGCCATTGCCAAGCAAGTTCTGTGTTGGGGAATGGCTCTCTAGCAGTATCGCTATTATCTTTTCCTCTTGATAagtagaataaaaaaaaacatgttTTGTAGAGCCCTGacaattaaatttaatttaaactcGTTTTTGTAACTTGTAAAATGAGTACTGTGATTTTGTATCCTTGGTTAGAGTCGTGGATTTGAtgatttctttacttttttcagAAATTTGTATTCAGAGAAGTGCTCTGAGGAGATCTTTCATTATGCTGGTATTTTGCATCCTAGCATCCACTCACACAGTAAAGTTCTCTGGAGAAGGGACAGTAGCCTCAGAAGTAAATGGACCAGCATTTTTTACTATTGTACAGAAATGGGTCTCCTCTTTCACTTCTATATCCCACAGCTGAGAGGCTGGTGAATGGCTTGCCTGGGATGACCATTCACAGTTAACCATTATCTGTATCTTGCCACCAGTAaaagagcagaggagcagagaaacaacggagcacagccctgcatggCTTCTATAACAACCAGTAGTCTGGGAAACTGGAGCCAAGCTTGGCCCAGCTCTACAAAATGCTGGTGTCTCACAGCTGTGAAAACCCCCTGCAACTCACTCCTTGTTCTGGCTTTTTGAGTGTTGAAATATGCACAGAGGAAGATTTATCCTTGTGGTTTTGAAATGTTTGTTTATCTTCTCCTTCTTAGCAAAGTATTCTAGGGAAGAAGTCCGCTatcctgtgtctgtgtctgtgtatccagaggaacaaggagcagagggggaggCAGCAAAACAGGTGAGAAATGCCTCAAGAGTACCTTTAAAGTATTTATCCATCTCCTGGGAGAGGGAACATAAATTCATAACACTAAGCAGGTGGAACAGCCAAGATGGAAGGGTAGGCTTTGGAACAATTCTTATTTTCCAGACAAGACCGAGCCTTCTTTGTGGGGACCTGATTGTCAGCAACCTTTTAAGCAAGATATGAACAAACAGTTGAGTGAAGAAAACAATCTTAATGATAATGGAGCTGGGACATTAAAGTCCTGGCCAGGATACTCCTGAACAGATGTGAAGGGAATAGCAGAACCCCCTACCTCACTGGAATTGCACAAGGACCCTCAGAGGAAATGGTGGGGTGCAGGAACTTTTCCTATGCATATGCAAATTTGTGTTTCTGGATCCTTTATCCCATGTCAAAATCATATCCTGACCGAAGAGACAGAGGAGAAGGGGTTCAGGGAGACAATGCAGATTTCTGTCCTCTGTAGCTAAATTGTATCCTTaggcttttccttttttgtttctttgtgatTTTCTTTTGTGCTTAGATAATGATGGACCAGCAATCTGTATGAagtgtatttttcttttgaatgtcTGGCTTTGCTTTCCTacctgttttttgtttgtttgttttgtttctgcagTATGGGAAAATATATAAGATGAAAAATAACCCCCATGGTTACTGCTTAATTATTAACaaccacatttttaaaaatccacatcACAATAGAGAGGGAACATTGCAAGATGGAGGTAAGTACTTTTTAAATTCAATtactggtttgggttttttcctctgatAATTCTCAAAACCAATAATCTAATCTTTGCTGTGAAGAAGAATCATGTCCATGGTACTCTTTGGCTTCCAGAGACTGGACTGACAGTCATGGTATCAAATGGAAATATATAAATTCAGCATTTAGCTGATGGCTTAAAG
The nucleotide sequence above comes from Zonotrichia albicollis isolate bZonAlb1 chromosome 10, bZonAlb1.hap1, whole genome shotgun sequence. Encoded proteins:
- the CASP8 gene encoding caspase-8; the protein is MSTEFRKLLFEVSEALVTDELSALKFLSLDYVAKGTLETIHEPKAFFEVLQERDMIEAGNLFFLKELLYRIRRIDLLSAHLGSSREEMERELRLPGRAHVSDYRQLLYEIAEDLTSENVQKVKFLLRGPLLKSKLQENASMLQVFMEMEINGIIEEDNLTELKGIFQGFRADLKKKIDAYEEKKRAKYSREEVRYPVSVSVYPEEQGAEGEAAKQYGKIYKMKNNPHGYCLIINNHIFKNPHHNREGTLQDGEAVKRVFKWLQFETVEYMDLEGKEIYDTVEEYSKKDHRNMDCFVCFIFSHGEKDKIKGVDDECVNIEALVSRFTGTNCPSLAGKPKVFIIQACQGSERHPSVAVESDSCGHLEMDARPSTSIPDRADFLIGMATVEDYLCYRSPNTGSVYIQSLCENMKLLCPQRVDLTTILTKVNHEVATKDMKGFKQMPKITSTLLKLLIFEVPQ